One Thioclava electrotropha DNA segment encodes these proteins:
- the ugpA gene encoding sn-glycerol-3-phosphate ABC transporter permease UgpA, whose translation MEKRVTFKGWLLPMLLLAPQLIVSGVFFFYPAGEAVWQSLFIPDPFGLSMQYVGLGNFEYLFNDPYYRASFVTTAVFSTLVTLVSMIPALFLAVLADRLVKGAGTYRTLLIWPYAVAPAVAGVLWLFMFNTRIGVVAFYLNQMGYDWNHVLNEHEAMGLVVVASAWGRISYNFLFYFAALQAVPKSVIEAAAIDGARFWRRFFTIVLPLLSPTTFFLLVVNIVYAFFETFGVIHTITSGGPQQATTILVYKVYADGFVGQDLGSSAAQSVVLLVVVGFLTVLQFKFVEKRVHY comes from the coding sequence GTAACCTTCAAGGGCTGGCTCTTGCCGATGCTGCTGCTTGCGCCGCAGTTGATCGTCTCGGGCGTGTTCTTCTTCTACCCGGCGGGCGAGGCGGTGTGGCAATCGCTGTTCATCCCCGATCCGTTCGGCCTGTCGATGCAGTATGTGGGCCTCGGCAATTTCGAATACCTGTTCAACGACCCCTATTACCGCGCGTCCTTCGTGACGACGGCGGTGTTCTCGACCCTCGTGACACTGGTCTCGATGATCCCGGCGCTGTTCCTCGCGGTGCTGGCGGATCGGCTGGTGAAAGGGGCGGGGACCTATCGCACGCTGCTGATCTGGCCCTATGCGGTCGCACCCGCCGTGGCCGGTGTGCTGTGGCTGTTCATGTTCAACACGCGGATCGGTGTGGTCGCCTTCTATCTCAACCAGATGGGTTACGACTGGAACCATGTGCTCAACGAGCATGAGGCGATGGGACTCGTCGTCGTGGCGTCGGCCTGGGGGCGGATCAGCTACAACTTCCTGTTCTATTTCGCGGCGCTGCAAGCGGTGCCGAAATCGGTGATCGAAGCGGCGGCGATCGACGGGGCGCGGTTCTGGCGGCGCTTCTTCACGATCGTGCTGCCGCTCCTGTCGCCCACGACCTTCTTCCTGCTGGTCGTCAACATCGTCTACGCCTTCTTCGAGACCTTCGGCGTGATCCACACGATCACGTCCGGCGGGCCGCAACAGGCGACCACGATCCTCGTCTACAAGGTCTATGCCGACGGGTTCGTGGGCCAGGATCTCGGCAGCTCCGCCGCGCAATCCGTGGTGCTGCTCGTGGTCGTGGGCTTCCTGACGGTGCTGCAATTCAAATTCGTCGAGAAGCGGGTGCATTACTAA
- the ugpE gene encoding sn-glycerol-3-phosphate ABC transporter permease UgpE produces MVEKRGSGLWLTHVLMIAGVLVIFFPIWLAFVASTHTQQEIAQAPMPVMPGSHLIENYSDALFSGVNVPVATMLVNSLVMALGIALGKIAISLLSAFAIVYFRFPGRRFFFWMIFITLMLPVEVRIVPTYEVVAGFGMLNSYSGLILPLIASATATFLFRQFFLTVPDELAEAARVDGARPMRFFFDILLPMSRTNIAALFVILFIYGWNQYLWPLLITTNPEMNTIVMGLKQMFPSGDDIADWPVIMATSILAMIPPVIVVISMQKLFIRGLVDSEK; encoded by the coding sequence ATGGTGGAAAAGCGCGGCTCGGGCCTTTGGTTGACCCATGTGCTGATGATCGCGGGCGTGCTGGTGATCTTCTTCCCGATCTGGCTGGCCTTCGTGGCCTCGACCCACACGCAGCAAGAGATCGCTCAGGCGCCGATGCCGGTGATGCCGGGCTCGCACCTGATCGAGAACTATTCGGATGCGCTGTTCTCCGGGGTGAACGTGCCGGTCGCGACGATGCTGGTGAACTCGCTGGTCATGGCGTTGGGGATCGCGCTCGGCAAGATTGCGATCTCGCTCTTGTCGGCCTTCGCAATCGTCTATTTCCGCTTTCCGGGGCGGCGCTTCTTCTTCTGGATGATCTTCATCACGCTGATGCTGCCGGTCGAGGTGCGGATCGTGCCGACCTACGAGGTGGTCGCGGGATTCGGGATGCTCAACAGCTATTCCGGCCTGATCCTGCCCCTGATCGCGTCGGCCACGGCGACCTTCCTGTTCCGGCAGTTCTTCCTGACGGTGCCCGACGAGCTGGCCGAGGCCGCCCGCGTCGACGGCGCGCGCCCGATGCGCTTCTTCTTCGATATCCTGCTGCCGATGAGCCGCACGAATATCGCGGCGCTCTTCGTGATCCTCTTCATCTATGGCTGGAACCAGTATCTCTGGCCGCTTCTCATCACCACCAATCCCGAGATGAACACCATCGTCATGGGGCTCAAGCAGATGTTCCCGTCGGGCGACGATATCGCCGATTGGCCGGTCATCATGGCGACCTCGATCCTCGCGATGATCCCGCCGGTGATCGTGGTGATCTCGATGCAGAAACTCTTCATTCGCGGCCTCGTGGACAGCGAGAAATAA